TTAGGACTTACGCACTGAAGCTTGAAACCTAGATCCCCCCTAGCCCCCCTTTTTAAGGGGGTTGGGGGATCTGAGTGCGTAAGTCCTGTTTATGTAGCGTGAAATTGCTGCTATTACTCAGTAAAGGATGTTCAGGCGATCGCATTGGTAATATTAGAAAAAAGCCGTGAAACACAGTGTTTCACGGCTTTTCATGTGGTGTGAGGAGCTTAACTACATATCATGATAAGGCAACTGCACACAGGCAATAGCCTTGTAACAATTTTGGTAACAGCTTAAAAAGGTGGAAACTTCTAAAGCCTCCTGAAAAAGCAGTCCTGAAGAGAGGTTTCAGGTTTTCTGTCTGTCAGTTCTACTACGGTTCTTCACCCGCTGGCGGTTTTATAACCAATTGCACAGATGGTATTGCAACCACATTCAGGCTCATATCATATGTGCATAAGTCTGGTATTGTGCTGACATTGTGTATAGACTATTTGTATGCAGCTTTGCGTATTATGGAATAGTTTTATCCTCTGTAGAACAGAAAAGTTCAAAGGAGCCTTTTAAAAGGTAACTCTTAACGGGGAACGGGAAACACAATTTAGTAAAAGCGGGTTGATAAATCTCGTCATTCGATCAAGTGAAGATATTTGTGAACCCGCCCCTACTCTCTAACCCAATATTCGGGCAGGATTTTCACCATTGTTGCCTGTTCCCTATTCCCTCCTTGAAGGGCTTGGTCAAAAATACCATGAATTCACAAAATAAAAGCCGTGTAAATTTTGAGGATTTCACGGCTTTTTGGTGTGGTGTGAGGAGACTTAACTAATCTGATCATAAACCCAAATTACGATTAGCAATGTCAGTTGAACAAATTTTGTTACAAAGTTGTTTTTTGATGACATATAATAGACTTCTTGCATAAATTTTTTTTGTCTCACGCAAAGGCAAGGCAGCGCGTTGGGCGGCTTTGCCGACAGCCTTTGCGACTGCCGCGCAAAGGCGCAAAGAAAAGATCGCAAAGAACGACTTTTGCAAGAGGTCTAATGTCTTGTTACGCCGTCAATTAAAAATCAATTAACTTTACACCAAAGCGCCGCCACAACTAGAACCACACCCAGCAGTACAACCGTAGCAATAAGCAGCTGTTTGTACTTCATTAATCAAATCTAAACTCCCTGCTTCTAGAAATTTTGCAACTGTCAGACTTTCACCGTTGTGAGTTTTCGCAGGCAAATTCATCATTTGGTTAAAGTCGCAATCATATACATTCCCCATATAATCAACTGAAAGTTGATCGCGACACATTAAATGTTCAACTGTACCAGAATTGAAATGCGATTCTAGAAATTGCAAATAACTGGCATACAGCTTTTTGCGTTCTAAATGCATTTTAGTTCTGCCAACTGGTAAGTTGGTAATGGTGAACAGGTGATTAAACATAATGCCAAAATGTTCTTGTAAAAACATTTTGTAATCTCGTTCTAGGTTAGTCTGTTCAGGTGCTAAAGAAAATTTTTCACTTGTAGGCAACTGTGGATTATACACCAAGTCTAAAATTAAACTTGACTCTTTGCCATAACCAAGTTGATTAAGCCATTGCAAAGCTTTAATTGAGCCATCAAAGACCCCAGTACCGCGCATTTTATCAACATTGTCTGCTAGGTAGCAAGGCATGGAAGCAACAACTCTGATTTGATGTTGGGCAAAGTATTCTGGCAAATCACCAAAGCCATCTTCAAAATAAATAGTTAAATTAGACCGGACAATTACTTGTTTACCCGTTGCCTTTGCAGCTTCTACCAATGGCTTAAATCCGTAATTCATTTCTGGTGCGCCACCAGTCAAATCCACAATTTTAATTTCGGGAAATCTGTAAATTAACTCAATCAGCTGTTCGCAAATGTCTGGTGAAAGTTCTTCTGTACGTTTTGGCCCTGCTTCCACATGGCAGTGTGTACAAGCAAGGTTGCAGCGCTTACCTAAATTAATTTGTAAAACAGTGATTCCCTTTTTTGTTAAAGGAGAACTGAGTTTGGATTTAAATGGTGTAATTGCTGTATCTATCATGGGTGTTAATTTAGTTTGCATAGTTACTACTCTTCAATATGGTAAAAATATACTTGATTGTGTTATCTTTGTAATAATCTATAAATTATTCCACTAATAATTGCAGCAATAGGTAATGTTAAAATCCACGAAAGTAGAATCTGATAAAAAATACGCGTGTTAACTTTTGTTCCCATCAGTCCCACACCAAAAATGGAGCTTACAGAAACTTGAGTGGTAGAAACAGGAAGCCCAAATTGATTAGCTCCAATCACTAAAAGTCCAGTTATTATATTGGCAGATAATCCTTGAGTAGGATTCATAGAAGTAATTTTTTCACTCATGGTTTCGGCAATTTTCTGGGAATTGAGTAAACCGCCTAGCCCCATTGCCATTGCTACAGTAAGCATTCCTCCTTGAATTGAGAAATAATCAATAATCAGAATGAGTGAGACAATCTTGGGAGTATTATTTAATCCTCTGGCAAAACTGATCAGACCAGAACTGAGAAAATGGCAAGCATCAATAATTTTCTGATTAGCTTCCAGGTTCCATTTATAATTGATGTACTCCAATAAACTGTAAATTCCCACTCCCAAAGCAATAGCAATGATTGGACTGAGCAATAAAGGTAAAATAAACAAACTTGCCAAAGCTGCAAAATTAACTTTTAGTCCGATCGCTACTAATCCAGCCCCAAGCAAAGCACCAGTTAAACAGTGAGTTGTAGAAATGGGAAATCCTGTGAGGGCGGCGATTAGCACAGTCAACCCAGAAGCGATCGCTACAGCAGTATGAAATTCTGGTGCATTAGCGATCGCATCTGGTAATATGCCTTTTCCTGAAAAGTTTCTCACTAGGGTGCTAGCAAAGAAAATCGCAGCTATCCCACCAGCAAAAGTTGTAAAAGTTGCCCACAAAATTGCTGTTTGATAGCTGGTTGTACGGCTACCAAACAGTGTTGCTACACCTTTAAAATTATCGTTGGCTCCATTGGAATAAGCTAAAAAAAGCGTAGACAGAAATAGGCTAATTAAAAACATTGGGGTAATTAAAATTAACAGCAACCACCGCCGCTATAGTGCCAAGTCGAATCAGTAACCATAATTTCCGCTGGCTTACTAGCTGCAAGTTTAGCAGCAGTTTTATCACACACTGCTGCGGGAATACCACGCTGAAGTAGATGCCCTGCTGAGTCATCAAAAAAAGATTCTCCACCAGCATAAATCGCTGTTTTACCAGTGAATATACAAGCACCATCTTCTGGAATCGCAACTTTGAAACAAACAGAATCAAGACTTTCTAGAAGTAGATTTTCTGGGAGATTGTACGTTTGGGAATCTAGCAAACGGTAAGGGCGACGGGCGCGAATTTCGATTTGACCAAAACCAGCATTGATGATACGTTCAGTATATTCTTCATAAGTGAGTGCGCCTGATAAACACATGGCTCGCAGCCGTTCATCCTGTTGCAAATCTTCTGGAATCGGACGAGTAGCAATAGGATCGCTCATCTGTAACCGTCCACCTGGTTTTAATACCCGAAATGCTTCTTTTAAAGCACGAGTTAAATCGTCTGGTTCAAAGATGTTGAAGAGGCAATTTTGGGCTACAATATCTACTGAAGCATCAGCCACCGGTAAATTAAAGGCATCGCCTTCTTTGATTTCCACAAAGCTACTGTCAAACCAAGGGTTTTCTGTAGCAGCAATTTCCAGGTTACGTGTAGCGGCTTCTCGCATAGCTGCAACTGGTTCAATAGCAATCACACCACCTGCACGGCGGGAAAAATAAGCAAATTGCAATGCTTCTAAACCGCCGCCAACACCAACATACAGCACGGTGGGTTGATTTGAGAGTTCAGTAGGGTGGACAGTGGTGCCGCAACCATAGTTCATTTGCTGCATTAGCAAAGGAATTCGCAGCCCTGGGAGTTGCAGGGGAGTACTTTGAACGCAACAAAGCCCTAAAAGCGGTGTTTGGGCAACTTCCTCATAAAATTGAGCCGCAGTTTCTAGATAAGTCATTGTAATCTGGATTTTGCCTGTTTTCGTATAGCGTCTACCTTGTGCATCCTAATATAACTAACTATCAATTACATGAGTTTTGGCTCTGGGCGGGATAACAGTAAAATCTTATTAAAATTGGGCATGGGAAAGAAAGCAGGGGAGCAGGGGAGCTTTCGGAGCAGGGGAGCTTTCGGAGCAGGGGAGCAGGGGAGAACTTACAATAAATCTTTCCCCCTCATCC
Above is a window of Nostoc sp. UHCC 0702 DNA encoding:
- the arsS gene encoding arsenosugar biosynthesis radical SAM protein ArsS (Some members of this family are selenoproteins.) → MIDTAITPFKSKLSSPLTKKGITVLQINLGKRCNLACTHCHVEAGPKRTEELSPDICEQLIELIYRFPEIKIVDLTGGAPEMNYGFKPLVEAAKATGKQVIVRSNLTIYFEDGFGDLPEYFAQHQIRVVASMPCYLADNVDKMRGTGVFDGSIKALQWLNQLGYGKESSLILDLVYNPQLPTSEKFSLAPEQTNLERDYKMFLQEHFGIMFNHLFTITNLPVGRTKMHLERKKLYASYLQFLESHFNSGTVEHLMCRDQLSVDYMGNVYDCDFNQMMNLPAKTHNGESLTVAKFLEAGSLDLINEVQTAAYCYGCTAGCGSSCGGALV
- a CDS encoding anion permease — translated: MFLISLFLSTLFLAYSNGANDNFKGVATLFGSRTTSYQTAILWATFTTFAGGIAAIFFASTLVRNFSGKGILPDAIANAPEFHTAVAIASGLTVLIAALTGFPISTTHCLTGALLGAGLVAIGLKVNFAALASLFILPLLLSPIIAIALGVGIYSLLEYINYKWNLEANQKIIDACHFLSSGLISFARGLNNTPKIVSLILIIDYFSIQGGMLTVAMAMGLGGLLNSQKIAETMSEKITSMNPTQGLSANIITGLLVIGANQFGLPVSTTQVSVSSIFGVGLMGTKVNTRIFYQILLSWILTLPIAAIISGIIYRLLQR
- the arsM gene encoding arsenosugar biosynthesis arsenite methyltransferase ArsM, with the protein product MTYLETAAQFYEEVAQTPLLGLCCVQSTPLQLPGLRIPLLMQQMNYGCGTTVHPTELSNQPTVLYVGVGGGLEALQFAYFSRRAGGVIAIEPVAAMREAATRNLEIAATENPWFDSSFVEIKEGDAFNLPVADASVDIVAQNCLFNIFEPDDLTRALKEAFRVLKPGGRLQMSDPIATRPIPEDLQQDERLRAMCLSGALTYEEYTERIINAGFGQIEIRARRPYRLLDSQTYNLPENLLLESLDSVCFKVAIPEDGACIFTGKTAIYAGGESFFDDSAGHLLQRGIPAAVCDKTAAKLAASKPAEIMVTDSTWHYSGGGCC